Part of the Oscillibacter hominis genome is shown below.
GAGCTACAATTTCGCAGAGGAAGCCACTTACTCCTCCGCTCCCGCGGCTGCTCAGGAGTGGCTGTTCGACACCTCCCGCAAAGCGGGCGACGTCACTGTTTTGGAGGCAGACACGGGCTACTATGTGGTGCTCTTCCACACCCGCAGCCGCTATGACTACAACACTGTGGATGTCCGCCACATCCTGATCCAGACCGAAGCCTCCCAGCTGGCTGAGACCGACGAGGGGTACGACGACGATGTGGCCCGCCTGAAAGCGCAGGCCAAGAGCCAGGCGGATAGCCTGTACCAGGCTTGGAAAGACGGCGCGGCCACCGAGGACTCCTTTGCCGAACTGGCCAATGAGCAGTCCGCCGACCCCGGCTCCAACACCAACGGAGGCCTGTATGAGCAGGTCTACAAGGGTCAGATGGTCGCCTCCTTCAACGACTGGTGCTTCGACGAAAGCCGCCAGAAGGGCGACACCGGCATCGTGGAAACCGACTACGGCTATCACATCATGTATTTCGTGGGTCAGGACGATCCCTACTGGCAGGTGCAGGTGGAAAACGCCCTGCGCACCCAGGACTACAACACGTGGTATGAGGAAGTCACCTCCGGCTATGAGGCCACCACCTCAAAGTTAGGTCTGCAATACGTTGGTTGATTCAAAGAGCCGGCTTTGTTCATGCAAAGCCGGCTCTTTTATGAGGGATTATGGACGGACAGTTTTTACGAAATGAAATGATCTGGGGAAGATCGGGCCAGGAGCGGCTTGCCGCCTCCCACGTCATCGTCTTCGGCCTGGGCGGCGTGGGCAGCTACGCTGTGGAGGCCCTGGTCCGCGCCGGTGTGGGGGAGCTGACCCTGGTGGACAGCGACACCGTGGCCGCCACCAACCTGAACCGCCAACTGGAGGCACTCCACTCCACCCTGGGGCAGAGCAAGGCCGAGGCCATTGCCGCCAGGGCCCGGGACATCCATCCGGAGGCATTGCTCCATCCGGTCTGCGCCACCTACGACGCGGCCCACCGGGCGGAGTTCTTTCCGGAGGGCTGCCGCTACGACTACATCGTGGACGCCATCGACCTGGTCTCCTGCAAGATAGACCTGATCGAGACCGCCCGGCGCCTCCATATCCCCATACTCAGTGCCCTGGGCACCGGCAACAAGCTGGACCCTTCCCTCCTCCGGATCGCCGACCTATCCAAGACATACGGCTGTCCGCTGGCCCGGGTTATGCGCCGTGAGCTGCGCAGCCGGGGAATCGAGCATTTAAACGTGGTCTTCAGCCCGGAGGAACCCGCCCCAACACAGCAGTTGGAGGCTCCGCCGCCGGGGCGGCGCAGCGTCCCCGCCAGCACGCCCTGGGTCCCGGCCTGTGCAGGGCTGATGCTGGCCTCCCGTGTGGTAACAGATTTGGTGAAAGAGAGAGAAGCGCAATGTTGATTGGTTCTGCTGTCAACGCCCTTGCCATCATGGTGGGCGCGTCGGTCGGGTTGGTCCTGCGGCACCTGGCGGGCCTTCCCGGCGAAAAAAGCGCATCCGGGCAGCTGACCCTTGGCGA
Proteins encoded:
- a CDS encoding tRNA threonylcarbamoyladenosine dehydratase — protein: MDGQFLRNEMIWGRSGQERLAASHVIVFGLGGVGSYAVEALVRAGVGELTLVDSDTVAATNLNRQLEALHSTLGQSKAEAIAARARDIHPEALLHPVCATYDAAHRAEFFPEGCRYDYIVDAIDLVSCKIDLIETARRLHIPILSALGTGNKLDPSLLRIADLSKTYGCPLARVMRRELRSRGIEHLNVVFSPEEPAPTQQLEAPPPGRRSVPASTPWVPACAGLMLASRVVTDLVKEREAQC